The DNA region ACCACGCGGTCCCCATCGACGAAATAAGTCTCGACCGGCCGCGTGCGGATCTCACGGAAGCTTGCCATCACTTTGCGCTCGCCCTCGGCCAGGTTGGCGCGTCCGCGCCGTGGCGGCTGCATATTCTCCTGCATCGAGGCATCCTCGGTGTAGTAGGCCTCGATCGCCTCGACATATTGGCCGCGCTCGACCAGCGCGATGAAGGCTTTGACGACATCTCGGTTGGGCATGGTCTGTCTCATCTCTCGCTCGTCTCTTGCGGGTAGGAGGCCGTAATCTAGCGAGCTTCAGCCGCCGTGGTCGCGCCTGGATGGCCGACGCTGAGCCTGTTCGGACGATGGCGTGCGGAGAAGGCTAGGGGCAGGTTCACGAAAAGCGCCGACCTCACCTCTCCACTTGCCGGCCCTTTGCAGAATTGGGGGTCATCCCGTGCGCACTGCGGCACGCAGTGATGCGGTGCTGACACGGGATCCACGTCAACAGGCAAGTGATAGATCCCGGATCAGCAGCGCATCATTTCATGCTGCGCCGCGTCCGGGATGACCGAACGTGGATGCTTTCCAAAAACCCCTCAGGTGTCGTGCGTGCGGAATTCCGACGGAGCCGCCCCGAGCTGGCGGCGAATGTGGCGGGCCATATGGCTCTGATGCGCGAAACCTGCCGCCGCCGCGACTTGCGCCAGGGGCAGTTGGCCTTGCCGCAGCAGAATGCGGGCGCGTTCCACCCTGCGCTCGATGACGTAGCGATGCACCGGCCGGCCGGCGCTGCGCCGGAACAAGGTCTTGAAATGCGAGAGGCTGAGCTCGGCGACCTCGGCCAAGCGCTGCAGCGACAGATCCTCCTCGATATGGCTTTCGACATAGTCGACGACGCGCCGCATGCGCGACGGCGACAGGGTCTGGCTGTCGCGCAGACCGTCCTTAGCGGAGGCGTAGCGCGCCACGAGAATCGCCGAAAGCGCGAGCCCCAGCCCCTCGAGATAGAGCCGGCCATTCGGCTCGTCGGCCTCGAGCTCCGCCTTCAGCGCGAAGGCGATGTGCTGCATGCGCGCGTCGCGAAGCTGCGCCTGTGGCTCCATGCCGAGCTTGCCGGGCTTGAGGCCGATGCCGGCGGCCGCCTGCTCGACGAGCGCCGGCGCAAGATCGATCAACAGGAAAGAAGCCGGCTCCTCATCCTCCCAGCTGCCGGTGAATCCCGCGGGCGTCAGATCCATGTCGCCCTCACATTGGAGGCGCCGCGCCACCCGCCCGCCCCAGCCGCAAGCCATCCAGACCGGCGCACCGAGATGCAGGCTCAGCTGGTAGCGGGACGAAGCCGGCGCCTCGTAGACGCCTGTGGAGCTGGTGTAGATTCCGGCCCGGACGAGAGGCTTCGGACCGGCCCCGCCCGAGCTCCGACGGATCGGGGTGATGGTTGCTGTGCTTGCCATGTGTCGCTCTTTGGACAGGGCGCCGGCGCCCGTCTTGCGTCACCGTCTTACCCTCTCCCGCGCCTTGGCGGGAGAGGGTAAGACGCCGCCGTGGACAGGGCACGAGCGCCCCGATAGCTTCGGGCGCGAGCAAGGGACGAGCATGCTGACCGACCGCGTCGAGGCCAAATGGATCGAGAGTTTCGCCGCCGTGTTCCGGCTCTGCGGCGCCGCCGAGGGCGAGGCGGTGCGCATCCTCTCCGAGAGCCAGTCGCG from Rhizobiales bacterium GAS188 includes:
- a CDS encoding Ketosteroid isomerase-related protein, whose protein sequence is MRQTMPNRDVVKAFIALVERGQYVEAIEAYYTEDASMQENMQPPRRGRANLAEGERKVMASFREIRTRPVETYFVDGDRVVINWVFDFEGHDGSMFSQDELAFQRWQGDKIVEERFYYDPAQRLQISKKSAEQSAA
- a CDS encoding transcriptional regulator, AraC family, with the translated sequence MASTATITPIRRSSGGAGPKPLVRAGIYTSSTGVYEAPASSRYQLSLHLGAPVWMACGWGGRVARRLQCEGDMDLTPAGFTGSWEDEEPASFLLIDLAPALVEQAAAGIGLKPGKLGMEPQAQLRDARMQHIAFALKAELEADEPNGRLYLEGLGLALSAILVARYASAKDGLRDSQTLSPSRMRRVVDYVESHIEEDLSLQRLAEVAELSLSHFKTLFRRSAGRPVHRYVIERRVERARILLRQGQLPLAQVAAAAGFAHQSHMARHIRRQLGAAPSEFRTHDT